A window of Adhaeribacter arboris genomic DNA:
TTTGCTCACCGAAAAATTAGCGGCCCAAGGCATTAACGTTATCCGGATTGGGAATCCTTCGCGCGTATCGGATTTGCTGTTGGAACACACTTTAGACGCCCAGATTATGGCGCACCGCGATTACAAAGACATTAAACTGTTGCGCAAGAATGCGGAGGAGTACAAGGCTATGGCCTTCCAGTTTAAACGCAAATTTGGCTGGGAAGAGCGCGAACAGCGCCGTTTAATGAAAGAAGAAAGCCGCCGCCTGCTCGCCGAAGCCGAAAACCTGGAACGGTATATTATTGACGACTTACTCGACCGGGTGCAGGTAATTACGTGTACTTTGGTGGGCTCGGCCAACCGGGTAATCCGGCATTTAACTTACGATACAGTTTTTATTGACGAAGCGGCGCAAGCTCTGGAACCCGCCTGTTGGATTCCGATTACGCGGGCCAACCGGGTGATTTTAGCCGGCGACCATTGCCAGTTGCCACCCACGATTAAATCCATTGATGCGGAAAAGAAAGGATTGAGTACTACTTTGTTCGAGAAATGTATGGAACGTCAGTCGCGGGTTGCCGTAATGCTGAAAACCCAATACCGGATGCACGAACACATCATGAACTTCTCGAACCACCAATTTTACGGCGGCGAATTAGAGGCGCACGATAGCGTAGCAGCCGCGGATTTAGAAGCTTTTCACGAGATTTTTGCCGGCAATTTGGCGTTAGAATTTATAGATACGGCGGGCTGCGGTTACAACGAAAGAGCCTTTTCCGAAAGCTCCAGTGTGGCGAATCCCGAAGAAGCAGATTTAGTGTTGCAGCACCTTCAAAACTTGCTAAAAGATTACGATGCCGGCCAAATAGAGGAAAACCCTTTAAAAATTGGCATTATTTCGCCGTACCGGGCGCAAATTAATTATTTAAAAGACGAACTAGAACACAACGTTCAGCTAACTGATTTGCAGAACCGTCGCTTATTAAGCGTCGGAACCGTTGATTCTTTTCAGGGCCAGGAGCGCGATATTATTTATATCAGCCTGGTGCGCAGCAACAGTGCCGGAGAAATTGGCTTTTTATCGGATATTCGCCGGATGAACGTAGCCATGACCCGGGCCCGTAAAAAGTTGGTGATTATTGGCGACAGTGCTACCCTCACCCGGCATCCGTTTTACACCGAATTTTTAACTTACACCGAAAGTATCGGGGCATATAAAAGTGCCTGGGAGTTGACCAATATCTTAGAATAGCCGTATACCGAAAATAAATTACGGGAACGTAGATATATCCTTAACTTTGCCAAATAAAAATTAAAAGTCTTTATGAAAATTAGCAATAATTCCGTGGTGTCGCTGACGTATGATCTAAGCGTATTAGATGAAAACGGGGAAAAAAGCCACGTAGAAACCGCTGGTTC
This region includes:
- a CDS encoding AAA domain-containing protein, encoding MIDITEELRRTQALLKLEQEEDLNQYKLKSTRSPITERKENGLCWYPIVITKTEIGFGSKVVVELERTQGKDQLHLFQTGKAAQIFSNASGSQGHDGQVLTGVITSLKRNKLTLATTKEDLPDWIEDGKLGIDLTFDEMSYREMEIALRKVIEAEKSRLAQLRDVLLGIEPARFKEKVLYNPIPELNNSQNDAVQNIQQAQDVAIIHGPPGTGKTTTLVQAILRTLENERRLLVCAPSNTAVDLLTEKLAAQGINVIRIGNPSRVSDLLLEHTLDAQIMAHRDYKDIKLLRKNAEEYKAMAFQFKRKFGWEEREQRRLMKEESRRLLAEAENLERYIIDDLLDRVQVITCTLVGSANRVIRHLTYDTVFIDEAAQALEPACWIPITRANRVILAGDHCQLPPTIKSIDAEKKGLSTTLFEKCMERQSRVAVMLKTQYRMHEHIMNFSNHQFYGGELEAHDSVAAADLEAFHEIFAGNLALEFIDTAGCGYNERAFSESSSVANPEEADLVLQHLQNLLKDYDAGQIEENPLKIGIISPYRAQINYLKDELEHNVQLTDLQNRRLLSVGTVDSFQGQERDIIYISLVRSNSAGEIGFLSDIRRMNVAMTRARKKLVIIGDSATLTRHPFYTEFLTYTESIGAYKSAWELTNILE